In a genomic window of Helianthus annuus cultivar XRQ/B chromosome 10, HanXRQr2.0-SUNRISE, whole genome shotgun sequence:
- the LOC110880608 gene encoding uncharacterized protein LOC110880608, translating into MGFPPKWCSWISGILSSARVSVLVNGSPNFEFSCNKEALSCIFDKACEMGALSGIALPNDGPTLSHPLYADDAMILGEWSKGNVLNVVRILRCFYACFGLRINIGKSCLYGVGVSNAEVIEMAELMGCRFDSLPFKYLGLTV; encoded by the exons ATGGGGTTTCCGCCTAAGTGGTGTAGTTGGATTTCAGGGATTCTTTCGTCGGCTCGGGTTTCGGTTCTTGTTAATGGTTCGCCAAATTTTGAGTTTAGTTGCAACAAAG AAGCTCTTTCGTGTATATTCGACAAGGCTTGTGAGATGGGTGCCCTTAGTGGCATTGCTCTCCCTAATGACGGCCCTACCCTTTCCCACCCTTTGTATGCGGATGATGCAATGATTCTTGGAGAGTGGTCCAAAGGAAACGTTTTGAACGTTGTTAGAATCCTTAGATGTTTTTATGCTTGTTTTGGCCTTCGGATTAATATCGGAAAGTCTTGCCTTTATGGGGTGGGGGTTAGCAATGCAGAGGTGATAGAGATGGCGGAGCTTATGGGTTGTAGGTTTGACTCCCTTCCGTTTAAGTATCTTGGTCTTacggtgtaa